The Hevea brasiliensis isolate MT/VB/25A 57/8 chromosome 9, ASM3005281v1, whole genome shotgun sequence nucleotide sequence AGCCAAGCTTTTATATGTTACTGTAAACATAatcttcttctcttccatatgcTCTAAGTCCTTCTGAATGTTGGAAGTATTAGTTTTCATCATAATTGATTCTTACATTTTGCAATATTGTATACTTCTAAGGGTTTGCTGGTGGAAGTCTTTAAATACCACAATGAGGGGAATAACGATTCTAAGTTGAATTATGATTTTTCATGGATTTTATGTGTGCATTTCAACCATAGATTGCCAGGTCTCTTTCCTATATATTAACTTACACAAAATGAGATGACACTTAAATCCTACCTTGTGCCTAGCGCATAATTGGGCTTCTTTTGTTTAACTTCTCTTCGTTTTTCCCCCCATGCTATCGTAGGCCAAGAAAAAAAAGCAGCTAACACAAAAATATCTCTACCTTCTAAATTAAGAACAGTATTTATGTGAGATACTTATCACCTCATTCTGGGTTTATTAGAAAATGTAAAGAACAATTCATTTCAGCTTGTCTTCCTTGTCATTCTTTGATGATGAAATTTCTTTGTGATAGTTCAATTATGGGCATTAACCGCGTTTTATCTGATCAAGCCTACCTGGATTGTCCTTTCCCAGGTGAAAATTGGCTTTCCATGCTATTCATCAAACCTCAGCCATGCTTACTTAGAAGTCTGACTTAGTAAAATTTCATTGAGGCTTTATGTGAGCTGCTTGAGTCAACTAAGATATAATAGTGATTAAAATGTTTCTTATCAACAGGGTAACTTTCATACTGTAATATTACATCATCCATGTTAGAAGTGTCATTCTTGTGTCTTTTTCTTCATGTTATTGGCTCTTAATATATATGTTAGGTACAGATATTCAAATAGAATGACGAGTCACCATTTTGAAATAGGTTAGAATCTGATTAACTATTATCACACATCTCTCTGTTACCAGCCTGAATTAATTCTGCTTAACCATTTATATTTGATGTAATATAGGTGTTGATGGGAAGGGATTTCCTTGATACTCTGGCAATCTCCAACAACCTGCAGAACTCTGTCATTGTCCACTATTCTGATAATCTCCATCCTAACTGCAGATGCCTGTTGATTGACTTCTAATCGAAGGGATAAACTTTTATTTACTGTGCAGTAGACATTTATTGTATGTTGCTGGTTCTATGTCTATTCTTGTCAACCGGTTGTAGTTGCTTTACAAATTGTAAAATGTATGAGAGATGTGAACGTATTCTTATCAACCATAGTGATATAGCTTGTGTATTCTTTGAAGGAGTGAACGATTTTGACCTGCTAAAAACTTACAATATATAACTTATGACCAACATTTattttctctctctcattttttgtgGATATGGCCATCGTTTTTCACAGATGAAAGATATaaacatataaaatttatatatttaataggtgaATTTTATCATTATTCTTATGTTTTTAATTCATAGTGTATTAGGTTTAGACAAGAATTTTTATGGTCATTAATTTCTACAATTAACCTGAAAAACTAAAAACAAGAGAAATTATAGTATGGTCCTGGCTTACCACGTCATACATACAAATAATGATTAAAATGAAGACATATCAGCTATTAACTTATtagttttaataattaaaatttgagtgGATAAACTTTAACTGTTATTACATGTTAGTTTCTTTTTTTGAAGAAGTTTTATCATATTGATATGTCTTAATTTTATGGGTTTCAAGCACTGCATCGTGTATATGATATGATACACTGTAttgatataataattttatttatcatcaaaaaatgatatttatatatttaataaataaattttactaaattcataataaattaaatttaaataaaaaaaaattcaataaggaCTCAGATCTTATGATATTCCTGCTTTGATGAAAGGGGGATATTTATGTCCTGCTTGCGTTGCTACAGATTGGAAGGGACGAATGATTCAAAATGTTTGGGGTTTGgaaaacaattaaattatatgCCGTTGTGGTGCTTtagctcattaaaaaaaaaaaaaagggaaaaaattgTTAATTGATCCTGATTTTGATGTTTCCCAGTGGGACATTGTTTTTGAAACTTGGGATGGGTGGGGTTCACAGCCAACAACCATTGTCTGTTTCCATTTTGAAGTAGAATGCAAGAATTTCCCCTCATCTAACCGTTATTTTCATGCAAAGTTTTTGATGGtcagaaagaaaaaaataaagaaaagttaaaaaaaaagtaatttataatttatttttaaagtaagataaaaattataatttaatctttttatttttaaattaatattgaaatatatttttttattaataaaatactctttttattaaaatgtattgttagtagattaagaaatgtaacaattagttcattatattttactttttaaaatttttaatttcaatatttttaGCTTTTTTATAAGATaataattataacaatttaatcTTTTAAATTTAGATTAACTACTTTAATTTATAACCAACTAAAGGTAAATTTAATATAATGACTATTCTATTAATAGGAaatattgtaaatattaatttatttttcattaaaaataaaaaattaaacaataaattttattatattttaagtgtATAAATATTAAACATTTATGTTCCCCGAATCTCACGAAATGAAGTCcgtgatatattttttttaaactaattattagatatattagagccataaaaaaattatttttttagatataaaataattaatttttcttaattttaagctGGGATCTATTTTTCAGAAAGATATATGCGTGTGTGCTGGGTGATCTGATCTCTCTGTATCGTTATAGCTTTCAAGGACATCCAAGCCAAAGGCAGAGCTGTTCTCCGCTGGCAACCCTGTCCATCACTTTCATTAATTACCATTGGCTACTGATGACCTTCTAATGTCGTATGCATTCTTCTGCAGTTTTGTCTATATTTTCTAACGCGTTAATCGTGGCAATGTTTGATTCGCACAATTGAAAATCAAAcagacaataaaaaaaaaaattcattattattattattattattgttattattattttaaataaaaaaaaagtgtttttcagaaaaaaaaaaagaaattcaatacTTGAGAGCACTGAATAAAGTATGTACCAACAGCTTCGTAAAATAGTGGGTGCCGTTTAGCACTAATAACTTCAACGGTGCACGCCAGCCTAGCCTCAACCATCTTTGAAAAATCGAAGTCTTCGCTAACactttcctcttttttttctcCTCTCCTCTCATACAACTACGCGCCATTTCGAAATACATTCTCTCTCCCTGCTAACAATGAAAAATCCGCACTCGGTCTACGGCTACCGGAACACTGAGTCCGTTACAAGTTCAATGCCCGACGGCTTCCGTTATTCACCGACTTCCTCATATTCTGACGTCTCCACTGTCAGGAAGGGGAACCCGCTGGTGGTCGCTGCGAAATCGGTGGCTGGTTTATTCGTTGCCTGCTTTACACCGCCTGAGACCACCGACTCCAAGAATTTCGGCGACTCTGAAGAGTTCAAACCTCCCTCTGGTAAATTCTTGTTTATTTGCAAATTGGTGACGACTTTTGCGTGTTTACTGGTTGGCTGGAACTGCCCTTTATCTTCTTCTTTTTGGTTTTGGATCTTTGTAGCCGAGTAGTTTAGTTATAATCTTAAAAAACTTGATCGAGGACAGATTTCTGAAAATTTTGCTTTTGTAGTTATTATAATAGTATAGAATTTCCCGTGTCTTCCTACCTTCAGCTATATGATCCTTGAGTAATTCCAGAATCATGTTAGAAATTTTTATTCGGTGTAAAATATAATTCAGTAAGCTATGGATTATCCATTAATGAATTTACGGTAACAttttattcttataatttttacGAACATACCCAATTTCTGTTTTATCTCAGTTGTATCAACGGGATCCAACAGAGACAGAAGGCGAACTTCAGGTCGAGGTATCTATGGCAGTCCACAGAATTCCACTCATGGAAGAGAACCAGGGAGTGTAAGATTCACCATGGAGGAAATCTACAAAGCTACAAGGAACTTTTCCCCATCCTTCAAGATTGGACAAGGTGGCTATGGGACAGTATACAAGGGGAGACTTGAAGATGGAACCCTTGTTGCAATCAAACGTGCCAAGAAGGtggttttgtgtgtgtgtgtgtgtgtgtgtgtgaaagtCCAGTCACAAAAAGTTTATTTTTTCTGTTTCAGTTtcaaattaaagaacttaattcaCTGTTGTAATGTGTCTTACTAATTGTTCAATTACCTTTTTTTGCAGATTATATACGATAAGCATTTAGGTGTAGAATTTCAGAGTGAGATTCGAACGCTTGCACAAGTGGAGCACTTGAATCTAGTAAAGTTCTATGGATTTTTGCAAAATGAACAAGAAAGAATTGTTGTCGTGGAGTATGTTCCTAATGGAACGCTCAGGGAACACTTGGATTGTGAGTTCTTCTATGTAACGTTATTTCTGTTCCTTCTCTTGCCTGTGTCTATGACCATAATCCAATTAACTCGAGGCAAATTAATGCAGGCGTGCATGGACACGTTCTTGAGCTTGCTGTGCGCCTAGATATTGCAATTGATGTGGCTCATGCAGTTACCTATCTtcacatgtacacaggtttttttTGATGGGAACCTAGCTAATTCACTTTTTTGAAATTAGATCTCTACTCATCTGTGAGACTTATAGAAACTGTTGCATGAGATATAAGCGGATTAGTTGTTTGCTTTCCTTGTAGATCACCCGATTATTCACAGGGACATAAAGTCATCCAACATTCTCCTCACTGAAAAATTTAGAGCCAAGGTAGCTGATTTTGGTTTTGCTAGAATGGGAGCAGACACTGATTCAGGTGCCACCCATGTGTCCACTCAAGTTAAAGGAACAGCTGGCTACTTGGATCCAGAATACCTGAAGACTTATCAACTGACCGAGAAGAGtgatgtttattcatttggtgtgTTACTTGTTGAACTAGTAACTGGTAGGCGGCCTATTGAACCAAAAAGGGAACTTAGGGAGCGGATAACTGCAAGATGGGTATGATTTTCTTTACCTTCTGGCCTTTGCTTAATTTTGTAAACTATTAAATTGTTGTTCTGTGTTAAACTACTAATTATAAAATCACAGTTCGACAGTTATCTAGGGCATCCTTATTGAATCCATGCCAGATATTCTCAAGTCCTCCATTTCTTTTCCAATGATATAGGAACCAAAAAAAACTtaataaataacatttttttctttaaataagTTGTCTCTGCCGTGACTTGGGTTGGTATAAGCACAGGCTATGAAGAAATTTGCTGAGGGAGATGCAATTTCAACCTTGGACCCAAGGCTGGAACGTACTGACGTAACCAATTTGCTCCTTGAGAAGATTCTTGAATTAGCCTTGCAGTGTTTGGCCCCACGCAGACAAAGCCGACCGGGCATGAAGAAATGTGGGGAGATTCTATGGGGCATTCGTAAGGATTGCAGAGAACTATCAGCTTTAGATTTTCGTTCACTTTCCTCAAATTCAAGAAGCTCTTCATTGAGGAAAGAATAAGAAGTGTCTAGATGAGATCTAGAACCCAAATTGCAAATTGCGAAGTTATAGCTTAATGGGTAGAAATGAAAGCCAAAGCCATTTGCTTTTTAATAGATGCAACTGATTCAAGAATATTTGTACTGGTTCAGGATAGAaagaagccaaaaaaaaaaattcatgctCTAGCAAATGCAAGATCATAGAAGGGAATATGGTCGTGAAATTGGGTTGTATGTAGAAATTTGCTTCGAGTGAAGCTCCTTGCTTCTAACCAATTCTGTGCCCATTAAATTTTCATCTTTGATTCTTTTTCCTGTCATCTTGTAGAGCATCATGTGAAACGACGTTTGTACTTGTGCGTATTGAACTAATATTTCTTATTTCCAATTTTCCACCCCTAATCATTCGACTTAGTGCAAtatatttcctttctttttcattttgtattattattattattattttcttttcactgccATCTTTATGTTTCTGTCAGTCCATCTAGTGTTGCTGATCCACATATTGCTCCTCCCTTTGATGGCAAAAGCATTAGTTGCATTTAGGCAGCATTTGGAATGATTCTAGGTTTTGCAGAGATTAAATTATTGAATAAGATCGTGCAACGATGTCACCAGGGTGAGAGGATAGCCTGGAATTATCAGGTACGATTGTGCAGTACTGTTGAAACCAACCTCCAGACTCTTGGTGGCCTTAGTATAGCGTTCGTTTAGGAGGATAGCTAATAGGACAGCAAATTGGGTCGATCAGGGCAGTGCATGGTGTGATGGTATTCCAGACAGCCGGGTTTGGTTGAGTGATTCAATTCCGTTATCTTCCATATAAAGGTTTTTTCCATTTTcatcaaaggaacagtatttacTAATAATCTAGAATTCGAATTCCTATAAATTACAGTAATTTAATAGTTTTTTTAATCAGCAACCTTGTCTAATCAAATGAGAACATGTACCGTCACATACAGACTTTGCTATAAGCACTTGACAATAAGGCCACAGAAGCCACTATAACACAATTTAAACAAACAATAAAATTCTAATCAATACTGAAACAAGTAACCTGTACACAAACGAAGCACCTTGACCTTTATCACGTCCCGCTCTATTCCCCCTTTAAAACTTATAGGTAACACTACAATCCATCCTCTTACCTAATTTACCAAGCCTTTACAGAAAATTTACATAAATGTTAAAACAAAATTGCCAACTGAAAAATGGGGACATAGAACAGAAATAATTAGCAACGGACTGCTTTAGCTGTTGCTTTCATTTTACTCTGGCAAGAGCTACTTTGTCTGCTGAACAAGTCTTATTCAGCATTAACAACTAATTTTTCTTGCTTAGACTGACATGGCACAGTAACTGAAGACACAACACTCACCTGTCAGGGTCAAGTTCAAGTCCCCACTCTCCCGATAtactaaaaaagaaaaaaaaaccaatTTTCCTCTAGGCCTTGACAACCAGCTTATTTTCTTAGAGGTTGAGAGCTAAATTTTGCCAAAATATCTCTGTTCCCTTCCTATTCACCTCGGGGAAATGAATCCTGTCGGGTTAATGCATAATTTCCATCTGGAGGTCTTTGATTCTCACTATTTACAGTGTCTACTTTTGAACAAAGGAAGAAGAAGGAAGACGAATATATAGTGACGTGCCATAAACTGCAAAACATTTCACATGCCAATTATTAGTCTCAgcaagagaaaagagagggagagggatcGGAGGGGGTGATTTTACTCTACCTGTGCCATATCCAGTAGCTTTCACTGCTTTCCAGTTTCCAGCTTATGGCCGCCATAGTCAGTGCAGTAAACCCCGCAAGTACAAAACCCCACCGAAATCTTCTCCAAAGTGTCTTGATTAAATTATTGAACCATCCCCTAATTGTTTGCCATCTATAGTAATAAATATCATCAGTTTTCTTTGAAGAGAATTACAATTTACTGCTATTTTTCTTTGAAGAGAATTACAAATAACTACAATTCCATATAAATATGTGCATTATTTACAGGTCCGAGCACACATATACCAACACAGTATGTGTAAATGGATCAGATCGGTGCAATTAAGCAAGGTAAAAGCCCTTTCTATACTTAACTCACCTGGTGGGTATATTCAGACAGAATTCTGTTGAAAAGGAAAGTGACCTAATGTGGGTGGAGAACTCTATTAGCCATCCAATAAGAAGACCAAGTGCCCCAATTGACATCACAAGAATGATGTTGGAAGACCTGCAGAATTTTATCAAGTTTAAATGCTGAAATGCAATTTGTGTCCACTAGATGCACCAAATGTGCTTGAACTGCTTATATAATATATACCAGTTCCAAATACCTGGTAGCCTTAGTTATAGCCATGAGGGCTGTAAGAATGGCAACAACTGTCTGAATTGTCCTTTTATACACTTCATCAATGGTAGTTAAGTATACAAAGGTGCTCACCACAGCCATGAATGAAAGCCAAAAGTCCATGAACTGAAACATTTTCCATTTGAATAAATAATATCTCAAAACCAGTAAAAAATAAGCTCTCATTTTTCTAACAAAGTAATGTGCAAACAACAAAACTGGACATATTAAATATGAATCTGTATGTGTTTGCACGCATGCACATTTGAAAGCGTGGAAAGAGATGCAAAATTAACACTCAACCAGAAGAAATGTCTAGGCATTATCCTCAAATGGCTTCCCGGTTTTGTATTGTGTTTCTCATGTCAAAAGGTACACAAAATCCTTTGACAATAGTTTTCATGATATTGTTAGAGAAAAACCTATGAACAACTCATCATTCTAGGTTTTTCAAACAAATGTAATTCTACATAAATATTTTACAAGTCATACCTGTAAGACACTAAATGATAATGCACACCAAGTGCCTACATCACAGGCATGATATAACCCACTTGAAATTCCACTAGATGTGAACAGCACCCATTCTGCAAAAGCCTGCATAAGCAATTAAAAGTCGTTTGGTAATGGAAAACTAAATAATACTTCAACAAGTTCATTCCTCCAATTAACATAACTGAATTCCACTTGTTAATGTGCCCAATTATCAAATATGACTAATCTTTCTAGATAACTCTCCCCCTGGTATCCATTAGATATATGAAGTATCACAAACACCTCTCAATGGCTGTTTGGTAAACCAGTCTGATAATAGAACTAAATGAGCAATTGCTGTAAGAAGTTTAGCAAGTGATACAGCAATGATAACCTTAATGAAGATCAGTAATATTATAATAAACGCCACAAGAGATATCTATTATTCACCGAAAAAATCACCAGCAAAATTCATTGCCAGAAGTTTGAAAGCATTGTCTATTCCATCAAAGTCAAAATGGATAGCATTACCTTTTGCCGAA carries:
- the LOC110635937 gene encoding calmodulin-binding receptor-like cytoplasmic kinase 2, with the protein product MKNPHSVYGYRNTESVTSSMPDGFRYSPTSSYSDVSTVRKGNPLVVAAKSVAGLFVACFTPPETTDSKNFGDSEEFKPPSVVSTGSNRDRRRTSGRGIYGSPQNSTHGREPGSVRFTMEEIYKATRNFSPSFKIGQGGYGTVYKGRLEDGTLVAIKRAKKIIYDKHLGVEFQSEIRTLAQVEHLNLVKFYGFLQNEQERIVVVEYVPNGTLREHLDCVHGHVLELAVRLDIAIDVAHAVTYLHMYTDHPIIHRDIKSSNILLTEKFRAKVADFGFARMGADTDSGATHVSTQVKGTAGYLDPEYLKTYQLTEKSDVYSFGVLLVELVTGRRPIEPKRELRERITARWAMKKFAEGDAISTLDPRLERTDVTNLLLEKILELALQCLAPRRQSRPGMKKCGEILWGIRKDCRELSALDFRSLSSNSRSSSLRKE